In one Actinomyces trachealis genomic region, the following are encoded:
- a CDS encoding DEAD/DEAH box helicase, with amino-acid sequence MSNSANGTEQAGRVSAASETAPLSLNDLFNAEVASTSPEDFDSPASADSPEDPADLDHEDEADDVETYAPELDPEDESGDASGDEADDDTDEDQVDGHATFLDDGEDDEEPEPTNSSKPAEEVTFSDLGLPADLLRAVTDMGFVTPTPIQREAIPVLLSGRDVVGVAQTGTGKTAAFGLPLLDAVDAHNGAVQALVLAPTRELALQSAEAIADMAHRSRGLDVVAVYGGAPYGPQIGALKAGAQVVVGTPGRVIDLIEKGALDLREVSFFVLDEADEMLRMGFAEDVETIASDIPGERRTALFSATMPPAIQAVARQHMTEPVHVEVSRQASTVDTVHQTYAVVPFRHKIGAVARVLAVTEAQAAIVFVRTKSTAEDVAIELAGRSIQAAAISGDVPQRERERLVERLREGTLDVLVATDVAARGLDVDRIGLVVNFDVPREAEAYVHRIGRTGRAGRHGEAVTFLTPKEKGKLRQIERLTGTRLEEITLPSPADVSAHRARKLLERVTARLERGRLEMYSELVSGKAEELEVEVREIAATLLALAVGDEGPRTREERKGAPRQRVRREENVDAEGTFVSASFEGGRERRERPEGKPGAARGGRRHEDGSGTTYRLEVGHRDRVLPGAIVGALANEAGISGSDIGRIDILQSFSLVEVHTPLSEQQLETLKHATFGGRELRIRVDQGPGHGGDNDGNAPSDFAGERSGRPRGKGGFGSNRGERRWEDRGERGGFSHDRGGFRGNRDGGRGFGGSRGERGGERRWEDRDQRGERGERGGFRGNRYSGRGGKGVGRSAGPRQGRSDRW; translated from the coding sequence ATGTCTAACTCCGCCAACGGCACCGAGCAGGCGGGGCGCGTCAGCGCCGCATCCGAAACTGCTCCCCTGAGCCTGAACGACCTATTTAACGCAGAGGTCGCCTCTACCTCTCCTGAGGACTTCGACAGCCCTGCCTCCGCTGACAGCCCAGAGGACCCCGCCGACCTGGACCATGAGGACGAGGCCGACGACGTCGAGACCTATGCCCCCGAGCTTGACCCCGAGGACGAGTCAGGGGACGCTTCTGGGGACGAGGCCGACGACGACACTGACGAGGACCAGGTAGATGGCCATGCCACCTTCCTGGACGACGGCGAAGACGATGAGGAGCCGGAGCCGACTAACTCCAGCAAACCCGCAGAGGAGGTCACCTTCTCCGACCTGGGCCTGCCCGCCGACCTGCTGCGTGCCGTCACTGACATGGGCTTCGTGACCCCCACCCCCATTCAGCGCGAAGCCATCCCCGTGTTGCTCTCAGGCCGCGACGTCGTCGGCGTAGCGCAGACAGGAACTGGCAAGACCGCCGCCTTTGGTCTGCCACTGCTGGACGCCGTGGATGCCCACAACGGCGCCGTACAGGCGCTCGTGCTCGCCCCCACCCGCGAGCTGGCGCTGCAAAGCGCAGAGGCCATTGCAGACATGGCGCACCGCTCTCGCGGCCTAGACGTGGTGGCCGTCTACGGTGGCGCCCCCTACGGCCCACAGATCGGTGCGCTTAAGGCTGGCGCTCAGGTGGTTGTGGGCACGCCGGGCCGCGTGATCGACCTGATCGAGAAGGGCGCGTTGGACCTTAGGGAGGTCTCATTCTTCGTCCTGGACGAGGCCGATGAGATGCTGCGCATGGGTTTCGCGGAGGACGTGGAGACCATCGCCTCCGACATTCCTGGTGAGCGCCGTACAGCTCTCTTCTCCGCCACCATGCCCCCGGCTATCCAGGCGGTGGCCCGCCAGCACATGACAGAACCGGTGCACGTAGAGGTCTCCCGCCAAGCCTCAACGGTGGACACCGTGCACCAGACCTACGCCGTGGTGCCCTTCCGCCACAAGATCGGGGCCGTGGCCCGAGTGCTGGCCGTGACGGAGGCCCAGGCCGCGATCGTCTTTGTGCGCACCAAGTCCACCGCCGAGGACGTGGCGATAGAGCTGGCTGGGCGCAGCATCCAGGCCGCTGCAATCTCCGGCGACGTGCCGCAGCGCGAGCGTGAACGGCTCGTGGAGCGGCTGCGTGAGGGCACGCTCGACGTGCTGGTGGCCACTGACGTTGCTGCCCGTGGCCTTGATGTTGACCGCATCGGTCTGGTGGTCAACTTTGACGTGCCGCGTGAGGCCGAGGCTTATGTGCACCGCATCGGCCGCACGGGCCGCGCGGGCCGCCATGGTGAGGCCGTTACCTTCCTGACCCCTAAGGAGAAGGGCAAGCTCCGCCAGATCGAGCGTCTTACTGGCACCCGCCTGGAGGAAATCACGCTGCCCTCCCCCGCTGATGTCTCCGCACACCGCGCCCGCAAACTGTTGGAGCGCGTAACCGCGCGCCTGGAGAGGGGCCGCCTGGAGATGTATTCCGAGCTGGTATCCGGCAAGGCTGAGGAGCTAGAGGTGGAGGTCCGCGAGATTGCCGCCACCCTGTTGGCCCTGGCCGTGGGCGACGAGGGACCACGTACCCGTGAGGAACGCAAGGGCGCGCCGCGACAGCGGGTGCGGCGCGAGGAGAACGTGGACGCTGAGGGCACCTTCGTCTCCGCATCCTTTGAGGGTGGCCGGGAGCGGCGTGAGCGTCCCGAGGGTAAGCCGGGCGCGGCGCGTGGCGGACGCCGTCACGAGGACGGCAGCGGTACCACCTACCGCCTGGAGGTTGGGCACCGTGACCGCGTCCTACCTGGTGCGATCGTGGGCGCGTTGGCCAACGAGGCTGGTATCTCTGGTTCAGACATTGGTCGCATCGACATCCTGCAGTCCTTCTCCCTAGTGGAGGTGCACACTCCCTTAAGTGAGCAGCAGCTGGAGACGCTCAAGCACGCGACCTTCGGCGGCCGTGAGTTGCGTATCCGTGTGGACCAGGGCCCGGGCCACGGCGGGGACAATGACGGCAACGCGCCCTCTGACTTCGCCGGTGAACGTTCTGGGCGTCCACGTGGCAAAGGAGGCTTTGGTAGCAACCGCGGTGAGCGGCGTTGGGAGGATCGCGGTGAGCGCGGCGGTTTCAGCCATGACCGTGGTGGTTTCCGTGGTAACCGTGACGGTGGTCGGGGCTTCGGTGGTAGCCGGGGTGAGCGCGGCGGTGAGCGGCGTTGGGAGGACCGTGATCAGCGCGGTGAACGCGGTGAGCGCGGCGGCTTCCGCGGGAACCGTTATAGCGGACGAGGTGGCAAAGGCGTCGGGAGGTCCGCTGGCCCCCGCCAGGGCCGCAGCGACCGTTGGTGA
- a CDS encoding YbjN domain-containing protein: MPTPLTVERIAALFKERDYVFFIDSDGDLGGTWEDATFYFLLHGENKEVLHVRAQYPGTVDVAYLEKVREVMEASHRSRPWPKAFYRIDDDGDIRVYAAHTVDYEHGVTDAQILQHVDCAIGSILHLFASLNEALGR, translated from the coding sequence GTGCCCACACCGCTGACGGTGGAGCGCATCGCGGCCTTGTTCAAGGAACGTGACTACGTCTTCTTCATTGACTCTGACGGTGACCTGGGCGGAACCTGGGAGGATGCCACCTTCTACTTCTTGCTACACGGAGAGAACAAGGAGGTCCTGCACGTTCGAGCGCAGTACCCCGGTACGGTTGACGTTGCCTATCTGGAAAAGGTCCGTGAGGTCATGGAGGCCTCGCACCGCAGTCGGCCCTGGCCCAAAGCCTTCTACCGCATTGATGACGACGGCGACATCCGTGTGTACGCCGCCCACACGGTGGACTATGAGCACGGCGTGACTGACGCTCAGATCCTGCAGCACGTTGACTGCGCGATCGGTTCCATCTTGCACCTGTTTGCGTCCCTGAACGAGGCCCTGGGCCGTTGA
- a CDS encoding YbjN domain-containing protein encodes MARLIESRGWKCQVDDDGDLTGRWDDDLISFMLRGEHDEMLNVMGLMLEDVPVAKLDEARFAIDEWHREHVWPVCFWRENDDAGLTFTIGAAVAVDWEPGATDEQLLQHLQCGLATCGQAFADFRDRLALEPYEEPGA; translated from the coding sequence TTGGCTCGGCTTATTGAGTCACGTGGCTGGAAGTGCCAGGTCGATGACGACGGCGACCTGACCGGCCGTTGGGATGACGACCTCATCAGCTTCATGCTGCGCGGTGAGCACGATGAGATGCTCAACGTCATGGGGCTCATGCTTGAGGATGTGCCCGTTGCCAAGCTGGATGAGGCACGCTTCGCTATCGATGAGTGGCACCGCGAGCACGTGTGGCCAGTGTGCTTCTGGCGGGAGAACGACGACGCCGGTCTCACCTTCACCATTGGGGCTGCCGTTGCCGTGGACTGGGAGCCTGGCGCCACCGACGAGCAACTGCTCCAGCACCTGCAGTGTGGCTTGGCCACCTGTGGCCAAGCCTTCGCGGACTTCCGTGACCGGCTAGCCCTTGAGCCCTATGAGGAACCCGGCGCCTGA